A window from Leptospira wolffii serovar Khorat str. Khorat-H2 encodes these proteins:
- a CDS encoding Smr/MutS family protein codes for MPRGRDSSGSKKGPRRIYIRKLRYEEAYRILDREIQDAFLKGETLVEVIHGIGEGVLRKMTEDYIGANSFLKILEDAGLNIGNPGSTLIEIMGPSAADLKKYLK; via the coding sequence ATGCCGAGGGGGAGAGATTCTAGCGGTTCTAAGAAAGGTCCAAGAAGGATCTATATCCGCAAACTACGCTACGAAGAGGCCTATCGCATTCTGGACCGTGAAATTCAGGACGCTTTCCTAAAAGGAGAGACCCTGGTCGAGGTGATTCACGGCATAGGAGAGGGGGTTCTTAGAAAAATGACCGAGGATTATATCGGAGCCAATTCTTTTCTGAAAATCCTGGAAGATGCCGGTCTGAATATAGGAAACCCAGGATCGACTCTCATAGAAATCATGGGACCCTCGGCTGCGGACTTAAAGAAATACTTAAAATGA